In the Natronolimnobius baerhuensis genome, one interval contains:
- a CDS encoding family 78 glycoside hydrolase catalytic domain — MTRIHPTDCQTEFVRRPLGIDERAPDLRWRVDTDRRGAKQTAYRVLVASSPDRLTVEDADIWDTGTRESVRPSVTYDGPPLEADTDYYWTVRVWDGENESDWSKPAMWGVGLLEADDWEANWIRRPAELETTDVADFDRGQFTYARREFDLPKGVELERARAYVAACHQYELSVNGERVDRGQSFSYPEYHYYKAVDLTDALEAGENAIGGLFTWHGEGQGRPTAEPGFICQLEIELADGSERTIVTDDEWRLREAEWNEDAPLRNDEIGEAVEIIDGRDMPVGWAESGFDDGDWDAAGVVGDHPTDPWERLIAQNREVVDRRLEPESIEQLEDDSYVVDFGKVYTGLPTIEFAEGTAGHRVEIRAAYLRRDDGTVHEKDGTQWTNMGYEYVQRDGDCTFQPFNYLGVRYLQIDDPGEDLDLEQVWLRALHNDIPDTHAGTFESSNETVDAVFELARHSALYGTQEQFIDTPTREKGQFLMDALNISAVSRRAFGERAMSRQAIQEFVRSHYRYWEAEGRLNAVYPNGDGKRDIPDFTEAFPEWVWQYYLESGDDAILETAYPVVESVIDYIAAHVDEETGLVTNLSGGVGGPYEEGIVDWPPEMRYGYDRDWPARTTVNILGANAFAKAAAIAEALERPADEIEGYRDQQVALEAAIRERLFDGELFVDGCDAAAASDHRSQHANAFALAAGIVPEDARDGVADHIADMGMRMGPMMVPWLCRALETSGRTDALVDLITNPDDDGWANILARDGTFTWETWHCRDPELPTSERRNRSESHAMGAPVLVSIQRALLGVRLVGCEGSHLEIRPPESGLESASGAVPTERGPVAVDWSREGERFDLEVTVPWNATATVTLPVAAAVTVNGMTVSAEDASVSDLEGVSAVRFDEGVSVGVCSGTYQLTLE; from the coding sequence ATGACGCGGATACACCCTACGGACTGTCAAACCGAGTTCGTCCGGCGACCGCTCGGCATCGACGAGCGAGCACCTGACCTGCGCTGGCGCGTCGACACCGACCGCCGCGGGGCGAAACAGACTGCCTATCGCGTCCTCGTCGCCTCGAGTCCGGATCGACTGACCGTCGAGGACGCCGACATCTGGGACACGGGCACACGCGAGAGTGTCCGGCCATCGGTCACCTACGACGGCCCGCCGCTCGAGGCCGACACGGACTACTACTGGACGGTTCGGGTCTGGGACGGCGAGAACGAAAGCGACTGGAGCAAACCCGCGATGTGGGGGGTGGGACTACTCGAGGCCGACGACTGGGAGGCAAACTGGATCCGCCGCCCCGCGGAACTTGAAACAACCGACGTCGCAGACTTCGACCGCGGGCAGTTCACCTACGCTCGCCGTGAGTTCGACCTCCCCAAGGGTGTCGAACTCGAGCGAGCGCGCGCGTATGTCGCCGCCTGCCACCAGTACGAACTCTCCGTCAACGGCGAGCGCGTCGACCGCGGGCAGTCCTTCTCCTATCCCGAGTATCACTATTACAAGGCCGTCGACCTGACCGATGCACTCGAGGCGGGCGAAAACGCCATTGGCGGACTCTTCACGTGGCACGGGGAAGGGCAGGGTCGTCCGACCGCCGAACCGGGCTTCATCTGCCAACTCGAGATCGAACTCGCTGACGGCAGCGAGCGAACCATCGTCACCGACGACGAGTGGCGGCTTCGCGAGGCCGAGTGGAACGAGGACGCGCCGCTTCGAAACGACGAAATCGGCGAGGCAGTCGAGATCATCGACGGCCGCGACATGCCCGTCGGCTGGGCCGAGTCCGGATTCGATGACGGAGACTGGGACGCGGCCGGCGTCGTGGGCGACCACCCGACGGATCCGTGGGAGCGCCTCATCGCACAGAATCGAGAGGTCGTCGACCGGCGACTCGAGCCGGAATCGATAGAACAACTCGAGGACGATTCCTACGTCGTCGACTTCGGGAAGGTCTACACCGGGTTGCCAACCATCGAGTTCGCTGAGGGAACTGCTGGCCACCGCGTCGAGATTCGGGCGGCGTACCTCCGGCGCGATGACGGTACAGTCCACGAAAAGGACGGAACCCAGTGGACTAACATGGGTTACGAGTACGTCCAGCGCGACGGCGACTGTACGTTCCAGCCGTTTAACTACCTGGGCGTGCGCTACTTGCAGATCGACGACCCCGGCGAGGACCTCGACCTCGAGCAAGTCTGGCTCCGGGCGCTACACAACGATATCCCGGACACGCACGCAGGCACGTTCGAATCGTCGAACGAGACCGTCGACGCGGTGTTCGAACTCGCCCGGCATTCGGCGCTGTACGGCACCCAAGAACAGTTCATTGACACGCCGACCCGCGAGAAGGGCCAGTTCCTCATGGACGCGTTGAACATCTCTGCGGTCTCGCGGCGCGCGTTCGGCGAGCGCGCGATGAGCCGGCAGGCGATACAGGAGTTCGTCCGCTCGCACTATCGCTACTGGGAAGCGGAGGGCCGACTCAACGCCGTCTATCCGAACGGCGACGGCAAGCGCGACATTCCCGATTTCACCGAAGCGTTTCCCGAGTGGGTCTGGCAGTACTATCTCGAGTCGGGCGACGACGCGATCCTCGAGACGGCCTACCCCGTCGTCGAGTCGGTGATCGACTACATCGCAGCCCACGTCGACGAGGAGACTGGCCTCGTCACGAATCTCTCGGGCGGCGTTGGCGGCCCCTACGAGGAAGGCATCGTCGACTGGCCACCTGAGATGCGCTACGGCTACGACCGCGACTGGCCCGCCCGGACCACCGTCAACATCCTCGGCGCGAACGCGTTCGCGAAAGCCGCGGCAATCGCCGAGGCGCTCGAGCGTCCTGCCGATGAAATCGAGGGTTATCGCGACCAACAGGTCGCACTCGAGGCGGCCATTCGCGAACGCCTCTTCGACGGCGAGTTGTTCGTCGACGGCTGTGACGCAGCTGCGGCAAGCGACCACCGCTCCCAGCACGCCAACGCCTTTGCGCTCGCGGCGGGGATCGTTCCCGAGGACGCACGGGACGGCGTCGCCGACCACATTGCCGACATGGGCATGCGCATGGGGCCGATGATGGTCCCATGGCTCTGTCGCGCACTCGAGACGAGCGGCCGGACCGACGCGCTGGTCGATCTCATCACCAATCCCGATGACGACGGCTGGGCGAACATCCTCGCACGGGACGGCACGTTCACCTGGGAGACCTGGCACTGTCGCGACCCTGAGTTGCCGACCAGCGAGCGCCGCAATCGCAGCGAATCCCACGCGATGGGCGCGCCCGTTCTCGTCAGCATCCAGCGTGCGCTCCTTGGCGTCCGACTTGTGGGCTGCGAAGGCTCGCACCTCGAGATTCGCCCGCCGGAGTCGGGCCTCGAGTCTGCTAGCGGAGCCGTCCCAACGGAACGCGGGCCGGTTGCCGTCGACTGGAGCCGCGAGGGCGAGAGGTTCGACCTCGAGGTGACGGTGCCGTGGAACGCGACGGCGACGGTAACGCTGCCGGTCGCCGCCGCCGTGACGGTAAACGGAATGACCGTCTCCGCTGAGGACGCATCGGTGTCAGACCTCGAAGGCGTCTCTGCAGTTCGATTCGATGAGGGAGTGTCTGTCGGGGTCTGCTCGGGGACGTATCAGCTCACACTCGAGTGA
- a CDS encoding LLM class flavin-dependent oxidoreductase has protein sequence MTSDISFEFNVPVFAGAPDEGDDEPVHRDTPKLEGLDWDRTKESILLAEELGFDAAWAPDHLMLGRDKAEYEVWTLLSAMAGFTEDINIGSLVLCNDYRNPALVAKMAATLDVISEGRLELGLGAGWHDGEYEAYGWEYRDGFERLMRLDEGIRLIKNMWDTDPGEGASFSGERYEIDEAYCTPGPVQDPHPPILVGGQGEQVTLKLVAKHADCWNTDVFNGDVDTLEHKIGVIEDHCDTVGRDPDEIEYSWDGHIICTHDEAKLENLIDLMTPIQFEEEYKDQPPIETVEDAREYFIMGTPEECAEAIQRRIDVGVTKFQGWFIDFPETDGMELFADEVMPQFQ, from the coding sequence ATGACATCGGATATCTCATTCGAATTCAACGTGCCGGTGTTCGCCGGCGCGCCCGACGAGGGCGACGACGAACCGGTCCATCGCGATACCCCGAAACTCGAGGGTCTCGACTGGGACCGAACTAAGGAGTCGATCCTCCTCGCTGAGGAACTCGGCTTCGACGCCGCGTGGGCACCCGATCACCTGATGCTCGGGCGCGACAAGGCCGAGTACGAGGTCTGGACCCTGCTGTCGGCGATGGCGGGCTTCACCGAGGACATCAACATCGGCTCGCTCGTGCTCTGTAACGACTACCGCAATCCCGCGCTGGTCGCGAAGATGGCTGCAACGCTCGATGTCATCTCCGAGGGTCGCCTCGAGCTCGGCCTCGGCGCGGGCTGGCACGACGGCGAGTACGAGGCCTACGGCTGGGAGTACCGCGATGGCTTCGAGCGCCTGATGCGCTTAGACGAGGGCATTCGCCTTATCAAGAACATGTGGGACACCGACCCCGGCGAGGGTGCGTCGTTTTCGGGCGAGCGCTACGAGATCGACGAGGCATACTGTACGCCCGGTCCCGTCCAGGACCCCCACCCACCGATTCTCGTCGGCGGGCAGGGCGAGCAGGTGACGCTCAAACTCGTCGCCAAACACGCCGACTGCTGGAATACCGACGTCTTCAACGGCGACGTCGACACCCTCGAGCACAAAATCGGCGTGATCGAGGATCACTGCGACACCGTCGGTCGCGATCCCGACGAGATCGAGTACTCCTGGGACGGCCACATCATCTGTACGCACGACGAGGCAAAACTCGAGAATCTGATCGATCTGATGACGCCGATCCAGTTCGAGGAGGAGTACAAGGATCAACCGCCGATTGAGACCGTTGAGGACGCCCGCGAGTACTTCATCATGGGCACGCCCGAGGAGTGTGCCGAGGCAATCCAGCGCCGGATTGACGTCGGCGTGACGAAGTTCCAGGGCTGGTTTATCGACTTCCCCGAGACGGACGGGATGGAACTGTTCGCCGACGAGGTCATGCCGCAGTTCCAGTAA
- a CDS encoding SDR family NAD(P)-dependent oxidoreductase, producing MTAHTREFDDETVIVTGGSSGIGRAVARRFGDAGATVLVADLNESPKGDEDRLPTHERIERDGGTATFVETDVSRPTDLETVVEAAREFGGVDVMVNNAGIFRGGSLFDLDVETFDAVYETNARSVFVGTQAAAKDMADRGVSGSIINTASISSEYAQTGHAAYDPSKAAIMMLTRVAALECADADIRVNAVAPGPVATQINTDGDGSSSNTRDLGKENPMGRRASPDEIAGSYLFLASEDASFITGHMLYVDGGHAIY from the coding sequence ATGACTGCACACACTCGAGAGTTCGACGACGAGACGGTTATCGTAACAGGTGGCAGTTCCGGTATTGGTCGCGCCGTCGCGCGACGGTTCGGTGACGCTGGCGCGACCGTCCTCGTCGCCGACCTCAACGAATCGCCGAAAGGTGACGAGGACCGACTGCCGACACACGAGCGAATCGAGCGCGACGGCGGCACCGCGACGTTCGTCGAAACCGACGTCTCGAGGCCGACCGACCTCGAGACGGTCGTCGAAGCCGCCCGGGAGTTCGGCGGCGTCGATGTCATGGTCAACAACGCGGGTATCTTCCGGGGCGGCTCCTTGTTCGACCTCGACGTCGAAACGTTCGATGCGGTCTACGAGACGAACGCGCGAAGCGTCTTCGTCGGCACGCAGGCGGCGGCAAAAGATATGGCCGACCGGGGTGTGTCGGGGTCGATCATCAACACGGCGTCGATCAGTTCCGAGTACGCCCAGACCGGTCACGCCGCCTACGACCCCTCGAAGGCCGCGATCATGATGCTCACACGGGTAGCCGCCCTCGAGTGTGCAGACGCCGATATTCGGGTCAACGCGGTCGCACCGGGACCGGTCGCGACACAGATCAATACGGACGGCGACGGCTCGAGTTCGAACACTCGAGACCTCGGCAAGGAGAATCCAATGGGCAGGCGTGCCTCACCCGACGAAATCGCCGGCTCATACCTCTTTCTGGCCAGCGAGGACGCCTCGTTCATTACGGGCCACATGCTCTACGTCGACGGCGGGCACGCGATCTACTGA
- a CDS encoding glycoside hydrolase family 28 protein gives MNPRRASVSITDYLESDAELATDAVQAAIDACADAGGGTVVVPSGEYELGTVDLRSDITLSLEAGATVYAARERDAYAGEYGPDGERPFIRGDGVENVAITGRGTFDGRGTWFHEMDEPLRGHSGESDGHPLISNAPHEARQGEDYLDPERGTEEWPRAKSDFRPGPMFFFEDATNVRLETITLRDMPGWTISLHDCEEADIHGLDIDNHMQIPNCDGISIMDSRNVHISDCSIRSCDDSITIGSRPDGDGPTAGITVTNCTLSSAACAIKFGSETHGPIRDCLFENCVIRDSNRGLGIQHRDEGDLENVLFSNIVLETGLLPGPWWGKAEPIYVTSVPRDDETDLGCVRNIRFSNIVARSENGVLVYAHDDADMANVTLEGVRLEISDSPHADRVGGNIDLQPTAVQAPIAERDIAGIDCEGATDVALREIDLEWGDDIPAYYVNGIRCTDVDGLEIDGFAGRQAHADASAAAILIRHSRRLSIRNSRARVGTKSFLVLESTADERLFAGNDLSDATVALDGEDTHDFVTSGTVPPAR, from the coding sequence ATGAACCCTCGACGAGCGTCCGTTTCGATCACTGACTATCTTGAGTCCGACGCGGAACTGGCGACTGACGCGGTTCAGGCGGCCATCGATGCCTGTGCAGACGCGGGCGGCGGGACGGTCGTCGTCCCCAGCGGCGAGTACGAACTTGGCACAGTCGACCTCCGAAGCGACATTACGCTCTCGCTCGAGGCCGGGGCAACGGTGTATGCGGCCCGCGAGCGGGACGCCTACGCGGGCGAGTACGGGCCGGACGGCGAGCGCCCGTTCATCCGCGGTGACGGCGTCGAAAACGTCGCGATCACGGGCCGCGGGACGTTCGACGGCCGGGGCACTTGGTTTCACGAGATGGACGAACCGCTGCGGGGCCATTCCGGCGAGAGCGACGGCCACCCGCTAATCTCGAACGCGCCCCACGAGGCCCGTCAGGGCGAGGACTACCTCGACCCCGAACGCGGCACCGAGGAGTGGCCCCGCGCCAAATCCGACTTCCGACCAGGGCCGATGTTCTTCTTCGAGGACGCGACAAACGTCCGCCTCGAGACGATCACTCTCCGAGATATGCCGGGCTGGACAATCAGCCTCCACGACTGCGAGGAGGCTGATATTCACGGTCTCGACATCGACAACCACATGCAGATTCCGAACTGTGACGGCATCTCGATTATGGACTCGCGAAACGTCCACATCTCGGACTGCTCGATCCGTTCGTGTGACGACTCGATCACGATTGGCTCGCGACCAGACGGCGATGGTCCCACGGCTGGCATCACCGTCACGAACTGCACGCTTTCCTCAGCCGCCTGTGCGATTAAGTTCGGATCGGAGACCCACGGCCCGATTCGCGACTGTCTCTTCGAGAACTGTGTCATTCGAGACTCGAATCGCGGCCTCGGCATCCAGCATCGTGACGAAGGCGACCTCGAGAACGTGCTCTTTTCGAACATCGTCCTCGAGACCGGGTTGCTCCCCGGTCCGTGGTGGGGGAAAGCCGAACCGATCTACGTGACATCGGTCCCGCGTGACGACGAAACCGATTTGGGGTGCGTGCGCAACATCCGATTCTCGAACATCGTCGCCCGGAGCGAAAACGGCGTGCTCGTCTACGCCCACGACGACGCCGATATGGCGAACGTCACGCTCGAGGGCGTCCGCCTCGAGATTTCGGACAGTCCACACGCCGACCGCGTCGGCGGCAATATCGACCTCCAGCCGACAGCGGTGCAAGCGCCGATTGCCGAACGCGACATCGCCGGGATAGACTGCGAGGGCGCAACCGACGTGGCCCTGCGCGAGATTGACCTCGAGTGGGGCGATGATATCCCAGCGTACTACGTGAACGGGATCAGGTGTACCGACGTCGACGGCCTCGAAATTGACGGGTTCGCGGGACGACAGGCTCACGCGGACGCCTCGGCTGCTGCCATTTTGATCCGACACTCCCGGCGGCTCTCGATTCGAAACTCGCGCGCTCGAGTTGGTACCAAGTCGTTCCTCGTGCTCGAGTCGACTGCTGACGAACGTCTGTTCGCGGGGAATGATCTCTCCGACGCTACCGTCGCACTCGATGGCGAGGACACGCATGACTTCGTCACGAGCGGAACCGTCCCGCCTGCTCGATAA
- a CDS encoding ABC transporter substrate-binding protein, with the protein MVSNNSDQGNWLSRRSALTSGAIGGAALLAGCMGGGDDGNGNGNGNGGPSGELVDERVEKRFTKSLHRGTYGMDNASWNPFDPANEMADFDPPGLIYDPPLVHYQSHDTFQGVVADNWEDEGDSILVELNDNWTWHNGDPVTVHDWITDLDIWFAISEITSPDSDPSTYIEDYEALDDYTIRFHLRDDFTMESVLVNEIANGPLIIKEDVGSPSFGEWRDDLVNVDPESDEATQMVSDFQEWSPELDEVVGNGPFELVEVTDTSFVTEVYDDHPNADNIYFDEYVIEHHEDQVLAFMEGAVDAIGLNLPESPDVMEQLPDHHEINRDFDHLWSILFNFGDYDWSDSPASDPTNQPITADENVRKAIACAIDREQLWASVPQEYELYELPSTFLNQTAVDEGIVDIDGYDNYDVDLERATNLMEDAGYELDDGMWYDDDGEPAELELLAQSGTSVQVDALDSVQYQLNEFGFDANLSAVDEATYGESRFNGDHDILFDNHPVFSIMGMTFVDFVWDWFSQLNHVDYGDEEWEVPDEIGNPDASGTMEINVMDEIEQLHLTGDDEYIQRLTWWYNQSLPMYGCVIAGDHGAIQADEWHVDGPDELLDNRVAEFNLTKIPDGELIPYEE; encoded by the coding sequence ATGGTATCAAACAACAGTGACCAGGGTAACTGGCTAAGCCGTCGCTCTGCTCTCACAAGTGGGGCTATCGGCGGTGCAGCACTGCTTGCAGGGTGTATGGGCGGCGGTGACGACGGGAACGGCAACGGAAACGGGAACGGTGGGCCGTCCGGAGAGTTGGTCGACGAACGTGTCGAAAAGCGATTCACGAAGTCGCTTCACCGGGGAACCTACGGAATGGACAACGCCTCGTGGAACCCGTTTGATCCCGCAAACGAGATGGCGGACTTCGATCCACCGGGACTGATCTACGACCCGCCGCTCGTCCACTACCAGAGCCACGATACGTTCCAGGGCGTTGTTGCGGACAACTGGGAAGACGAAGGCGACTCCATTCTGGTTGAACTCAACGACAACTGGACCTGGCACAACGGCGATCCGGTGACGGTTCACGATTGGATCACGGACCTCGACATCTGGTTTGCGATTTCAGAGATTACGTCGCCAGATAGCGACCCGAGCACGTACATCGAGGACTACGAAGCGCTCGATGACTACACGATTCGATTCCACCTGCGCGATGACTTTACGATGGAGTCCGTCCTCGTCAACGAGATTGCAAACGGACCTCTGATCATCAAAGAAGACGTTGGCTCGCCGTCCTTTGGCGAGTGGCGCGACGACCTCGTGAACGTCGATCCAGAAAGCGACGAGGCAACGCAGATGGTGTCTGACTTCCAGGAGTGGTCGCCCGAACTCGACGAAGTCGTTGGTAACGGCCCCTTCGAACTGGTGGAAGTGACAGATACGTCCTTTGTCACAGAAGTCTACGACGACCACCCGAACGCGGACAACATTTACTTCGACGAGTACGTCATCGAACACCACGAGGATCAGGTACTGGCGTTCATGGAAGGGGCAGTCGACGCCATCGGGCTGAACCTTCCCGAGTCGCCAGACGTCATGGAACAGTTGCCCGACCACCACGAAATCAATCGTGATTTCGATCACCTCTGGTCGATTCTGTTCAACTTCGGTGACTACGACTGGTCCGATTCGCCGGCGAGCGACCCGACGAATCAGCCGATTACAGCCGACGAGAACGTCCGGAAAGCTATCGCCTGCGCCATCGACCGCGAGCAACTCTGGGCCTCCGTCCCACAGGAGTACGAACTGTACGAACTGCCATCGACGTTCCTCAACCAGACCGCCGTCGACGAAGGCATCGTCGACATCGATGGCTACGACAACTACGACGTCGACCTCGAGCGAGCGACGAACCTGATGGAAGACGCGGGTTACGAACTGGATGACGGCATGTGGTACGACGATGACGGCGAGCCAGCCGAACTCGAGTTGCTGGCCCAGTCGGGGACGAGTGTGCAGGTCGACGCCCTCGACTCCGTGCAGTACCAGCTCAACGAGTTCGGGTTTGACGCGAACCTCAGTGCGGTCGACGAGGCAACGTACGGTGAGAGTCGCTTCAACGGTGACCATGACATCCTCTTCGACAACCACCCTGTGTTCTCGATCATGGGCATGACCTTTGTCGACTTCGTCTGGGACTGGTTCAGTCAGCTGAATCACGTCGATTACGGGGACGAGGAGTGGGAGGTGCCCGACGAAATTGGCAACCCCGACGCCAGCGGCACGATGGAGATCAACGTCATGGACGAGATCGAACAGCTCCACCTCACCGGCGACGACGAGTACATCCAACGCCTCACCTGGTGGTACAACCAGTCGCTGCCGATGTACGGCTGTGTCATTGCGGGTGACCACGGCGCGATCCAAGCTGATGAGTGGCACGTCGACGGGCCGGACGAACTGCTCGACAATCGTGTCGCCGAGTTCAACCTGACAAAGATTCCCGACGGCGAACTGATCCCATACGAAGAGTAA
- a CDS encoding RICIN domain-containing protein, with translation MAGNDLSDGSGSHGQTDGGLTRRTALSLLGVGTVGAAMAGVGAAGDSPGNSGGGRDGRPWNRDVDAQGHDLHDLGALEVDHIYTAARDADVIVWKDHDGVFHADNREETVASGEDVLEVTQAAVDSLTDGRDWKETVAVVSPSTVGPVYSDEDIGDYDPSDEVESIDLPSYTVLDVPATMHVEDDGDQPLVVPVTITDAEHVEVRNLNVVGNPRFGMFLQSVRNLHLGTINIEMTDDDLRGNIGVRIDGFAHGRGEDTIRCTDIQVENVYVENSGGHAFETYAVDRIHVGSVIANGVEGGCGVLLNDTTDATVGSVIGKDIDPGGGYAGFRVANDTHDVTCDQVVVRGGARGIFGVSGSHNITIGEVNIAEMLGGIFIEDNQNFTINGGVVKNCDWEAVRIHSRDDFGHDPTNGVTITNLRTYDDRPEDEREQSYGIYVSGGQTSNVRIVNCDVRKGGTEQNIRVDADETILVNNHGGGLETGTVTLQTGMDQAAVVEGVSPFGYQQPSLRADPVEATDATFAYDHYFLWNDGRGEWDLVFEWKHDPGQSVDVQYVVDAPRANLGTGDAGQGDELVDDLEAGTYQITAQLNDDEIVMSVDDDDGLVDGANVYNETVGEAAVQEWTVTELEDGVYRISPAGDDDLALEAADGETDTGTNLELGTWEDADHQRFEAVPRSPEAYTLEPTHADLAVDVWEVDPDPGADLRHWEPGSSSNQLFAFLDS, from the coding sequence ATGGCAGGGAATGACTTGTCAGACGGTAGTGGATCGCATGGGCAAACAGACGGCGGACTGACGCGCCGAACGGCACTGAGCCTGCTGGGCGTCGGAACAGTCGGTGCAGCGATGGCAGGAGTTGGGGCTGCTGGTGACAGCCCTGGCAATAGTGGCGGCGGCCGAGACGGACGACCGTGGAATCGAGATGTCGACGCACAGGGCCACGACCTGCACGACCTTGGCGCACTCGAGGTCGATCACATCTATACGGCCGCCCGCGATGCGGACGTGATCGTCTGGAAGGACCACGACGGTGTGTTCCACGCCGACAACCGCGAGGAGACGGTCGCAAGCGGCGAGGACGTCCTCGAGGTGACCCAGGCGGCGGTCGACAGTCTGACCGACGGGCGCGACTGGAAGGAGACGGTCGCGGTCGTGTCGCCGAGTACGGTCGGACCGGTGTACAGCGACGAGGATATCGGCGATTACGATCCCTCGGACGAGGTCGAAAGCATTGATCTGCCGAGCTATACGGTACTCGACGTGCCAGCGACGATGCATGTCGAAGACGATGGCGACCAGCCGCTGGTCGTTCCCGTGACGATCACCGACGCCGAACACGTCGAGGTTCGAAACCTGAACGTCGTCGGCAATCCGCGGTTCGGGATGTTCCTGCAGAGCGTTCGAAACCTCCATCTCGGCACGATCAACATCGAGATGACGGACGATGATCTCCGCGGCAACATCGGCGTTCGAATCGATGGCTTCGCACACGGGCGCGGCGAAGACACCATTCGCTGTACCGACATTCAGGTCGAAAACGTCTACGTGGAGAACTCGGGCGGACACGCGTTCGAAACGTACGCCGTCGACCGCATTCACGTCGGCAGCGTCATCGCAAACGGCGTCGAGGGCGGCTGTGGCGTCTTGCTCAACGACACGACGGACGCGACCGTTGGCTCGGTCATCGGCAAGGATATCGACCCCGGTGGCGGCTACGCCGGGTTCCGCGTCGCTAACGACACCCACGACGTGACCTGCGATCAGGTCGTCGTCCGCGGGGGTGCACGCGGCATCTTCGGCGTCTCAGGCTCGCACAACATCACCATCGGCGAAGTCAACATTGCCGAGATGCTCGGTGGCATCTTCATCGAGGACAACCAGAACTTCACGATCAATGGGGGCGTCGTGAAAAACTGCGACTGGGAGGCCGTCCGCATTCACTCGAGAGACGACTTCGGTCACGACCCAACAAACGGCGTGACGATCACGAACCTTCGAACCTACGACGACCGGCCGGAAGACGAACGCGAGCAAAGCTACGGGATCTACGTCTCCGGTGGCCAGACCTCGAACGTCCGGATCGTCAACTGCGACGTTCGCAAAGGCGGCACCGAACAGAACATCCGGGTCGACGCCGATGAGACCATCCTCGTGAACAACCACGGCGGCGGCCTCGAGACCGGCACGGTCACCCTGCAGACGGGCATGGATCAGGCCGCCGTCGTCGAGGGTGTGAGCCCGTTCGGCTACCAGCAGCCATCGCTGCGAGCCGATCCCGTTGAGGCCACCGACGCAACCTTCGCGTACGATCACTACTTCCTTTGGAACGATGGCCGCGGCGAGTGGGATCTCGTCTTCGAGTGGAAACATGACCCCGGCCAGAGCGTCGACGTGCAGTACGTCGTCGACGCGCCACGGGCGAACCTCGGCACCGGCGACGCCGGGCAGGGCGACGAACTCGTCGACGACCTCGAGGCAGGCACCTACCAGATTACCGCCCAACTCAACGACGACGAGATCGTGATGAGCGTCGATGACGATGATGGACTTGTCGACGGTGCAAACGTCTACAACGAAACGGTCGGCGAAGCCGCAGTTCAAGAGTGGACAGTCACCGAACTCGAGGACGGCGTCTATCGCATCAGTCCCGCCGGTGACGACGACCTCGCACTCGAGGCGGCAGACGGCGAGACGGACACGGGAACGAACCTCGAGCTTGGCACCTGGGAAGACGCGGACCACCAGCGCTTCGAGGCCGTTCCGCGCAGCCCGGAGGCATACACGCTCGAGCCGACCCACGCCGATCTCGCGGTCGACGTCTGGGAGGTCGATCCGGACCCAGGCGCAGATCTGCGCCACTGGGAACCAGGCAGCAGCAGTAACCAGCTGTTTGCGTTCCTCGACAGCTAA